The genomic segment GGTCGTTCGGCGATCAATGACTCGTTCTCGATCCGTCGCGAGGCGCTGCAGCACCGCGTCACCTACTCGACCACCATTGCCGGCGCCAAGGCGCTGGTGGATTCACTGGAATTCCGCGGCACCGGCCCCGTCTGGTCGCTGCAGGAGCTGCACAAGGAGTTGAATGCATGAGAGCCCCCATCACCATGAAGGGCGCGCAGAAGCTGCGCGACGAACTGGATCACCTGAAGTCGGTCAAGCGCCCGAAGGTGATCGCCGCGATCGCCGAAGCGCGTGAACACGGCGACCTGAAGGAGAACGCCGAGTACCACGCCGCGCGCGAGGAACAGGGCTTCATCGAAGGCCGCATCAAGCAGCTGGAAGGCGAGCTGTCGCACGCCGAGATCATCGACGTGAGCAAGCTCAATGCCGGCTCCAAGGTGGTGTTCGGTGCCAGCGTGACCCTGGCCGACGTGGAAACCGACGAAGAGAAGAAGTACCAGATCGTCGGCGACCTGGAAGCGGACATCAAGCTGGGCCTGATCGCCATTTCCTCGCCGGTGGCGCGCGCGATGATCGGCAAGCTGGAAGGCGATTCGATCGTGATCGACGCCCCGGCCGGCCAGCGCGAGTACGAGATCGTCAGCGTCAGCTACGTGGACTGACGAGGTGGCAACGGCGACCCTGCTGTTGCCGGCGCGCAGCCGCCTTGCGGCGGCTGCATTGCCGGATGACGTGGCGCGCGCCCTGGGTCGCGCCACCGCTTTGCAGTTGGATGCCGGTGAACGCGCTCAGCTGCAACGGCATTTCAGCGTGGCTGCGCCGCAGTGGCCGGTGGCTGCGTTGACCCGCCAGCGTGACGTGGGAGATGCCGC from the Stenotrophomonas maltophilia genome contains:
- the greA gene encoding transcription elongation factor GreA, producing the protein MTMKGAQKLRDELDHLKSVKRPKVIAAIAEAREHGDLKENAEYHAAREEQGFIEGRIKQLEGELSHAEIIDVSKLNAGSKVVFGASVTLADVETDEEKKYQIVGDLEADIKLGLIAISSPVARAMIGKLEGDSIVIDAPAGQREYEIVSVSYVD